In Dromaius novaehollandiae isolate bDroNov1 chromosome 2, bDroNov1.hap1, whole genome shotgun sequence, one DNA window encodes the following:
- the ASIC3 gene encoding acid-sensing ion channel 3 isoform X4, protein MRGGSEGSGEAEAPSSLQAFANSSSLHGISHIFAYGAVSLRRVLWSLFFLGSLGLLLLVCAERVAYFLTYPHVTKLDEVAVPNLTFPAITICNLNEFRFSKITRNDMYHVGELLALLNDRYEISNPQLAEPDVLAALRDKANFKNFKAKPFSMAEFYNRTGHDLADMLLQCSFRGANCTARNFTVRELRPGRLPPAPGTPSATCRCRGRDCGPENCTAIFTRLGKCYTFNSGEPGTELLTTLQGGAGNGLELMLNIQQEEYLPVWGDTDETSYEAGVKVQIHSQEEPPFIDQLGFGVAPGFQTFVSCQQQRHHRLPPRLRDPLPGRELQLPHGAHARQRQRLHPGAVQGVCRPGAGLPGEEGQRVLRLPHALRHGALRQRALHGEDPQQGLRQVPGQEVQQDGAVHRGERAGPGHLLRGPELRDDRAEEGVRGGGAAGRHRRADGALHRRQPPHHPGDLRLPVRGVSGQTPQPLQGQEKDPAQRQQHPGASGRPGQPCRRVPAGAQSACHPLRGHSDSLGFAPNMLPRHPALGTFEEFAC, encoded by the exons atgAGGGGCGGCTCGGAGGGCAGCGGCGAGGCGGAGGCGCCGTCCAGCCTGCAGGCGTTCGCCAACAGCTCCTCGCTGCACGGCATCAGCCACATCTTCGCCTACGGGGCCGTGTCGCTGCGCCGCGTGCTCTGGAGCCTCTTCTTCCTGGGctcgctggggctgctgctgctggtgtgcgcCGAGCGCGTCGCCTACTTCCTCACCTACCCGCACGTCACCAAGCTGGACGAGGTGGCCGTGCCCAACCTCACCTTCCCGGCCATCACCATCTGCAACCTCAACGAGTTCCGCTTCTCCAAGATCACCCGCAACGACATGTACCACGTGGGCGAGCTGCTGGCGCTGCTCAACGACCGCTACGAGATCAGCAACCCGCAGCTGGCCGAGCCCGACGTCCTGGCCGCCCTGCGCGACAAGGCCAACTTCAAGAACTTCAAGGCGAAGCCCTTCAGCATGGCCGAGTTCTACAACCGCACGGGCCACGACCTGGCCGACATGCTGCTGCAGTGCTCCTTCCGCGGCGCCAACTGCACCGCCCGCAACTTCACCGTG CGAGAGCTACGACCTGGGCGCCTTCCGCCAGCGCCGGGCACCCCCTCCGCGACGTGCCGCTGCCGCGGCCGGGACTGCGGCCCCGAGAACTGCACCGCC ATCTTCACCCGCCTGGGCAAGTGCTACACCTTCAACTCGGGGGAGCCGGGCACGGAGCTGCTGACCACGCTGCAGGGCGGCGCGGGCAACGGCCTGGAGCTGATGCTCAACATCCAGCAGGAAGAATACCTGCCCGTGTGGGGCGACACGG ACGAGACCTCCTACGAGGCGGGCGTGAAGGTGCAGATCCACAGCCAGGAGGAGCCGCCCTTCATCGACCAGCTGGGCTTCGGCGTGGCGCCCGGCTTCCAGACCTTCGTGTCCTGCCAGCAGCAGCGG CATCACCGCCTGCCGCCTCGACTGCGAGACCCGCTACCTGGCCGAGAACTGCAACTGCCGCATGGTGCACATGCCCG GCAACGCCAACGTCTGCACCCCGGAGCAGTACAAGGAGTGTGCCGACCCGGCGCTGG ACTTCCTGGTGAAGAAGGACAGCGAGTACTGCGCCTGCCGCACGCCCTGCGACATGGTGCGCTACGGCAAAGAGCTCTCCATGGTGAAGATCCCCAGCAAGGCCTCCGCCAAGTACCTGGCCAAGAAGTTCAACAAGACGGAGCAGTACATCGC GGAGAACGTGCTGGTCCTGGACATCTTCTTCGAGGCCCTGAACTACGAGACGATCGAGCAGAAGAAGGCGTACGAGGTGGCGGGGCTGCTGG GCGACATCGGCGGGCAGATGGGGCTCTTCATCGGCGCCAGCCTCCTCACCATCCTGGAGATCTTCGACTACCTGTACGAG GTGTTTCGGGACAAACTCCTCAGCCTCTACAAGGACAAGAAAAGGACCCAGCGCAGCGACAGCAGCACCCTG GAGCATCCGGCCGTCCCGGGCAGCCCTGCCGGCGCGTTCCCGCCGGGGCCCAG AGCGCCTGCCACCCCCTGCGCGGCCACTCGGACAGCCTCGGCTTCGCCCCGAACATGCTACCTCGTCACCCGGCTCTAGGCACCTTCGAGGAGTTCGCCTGCTGA
- the ASIC3 gene encoding acid-sensing ion channel 3 isoform X6, with amino-acid sequence MRGGSEGSGEAEAPSSLQAFANSSSLHGISHIFAYGAVSLRRVLWSLFFLGSLGLLLLVCAERVAYFLTYPHVTKLDEVAVPNLTFPAITICNLNEFRFSKITRNDMYHVGELLALLNDRYEISNPQLAEPDVLAALRDKANFKNFKAKPFSMAEFYNRTGHDLADMLLQCSFRGANCTARNFTVIFTRLGKCYTFNSGEPGTELLTTLQGGAGNGLELMLNIQQEEYLPVWGDTDETSYEAGVKVQIHSQEEPPFIDQLGFGVAPGFQTFVSCQQQRLVYLPPPWGDCKATPIESDFFTNYSITACRLDCETRYLAENCNCRMVHMPGNANVCTPEQYKECADPALDFLVKKDSEYCACRTPCDMVRYGKELSMVKIPSKASAKYLAKKFNKTEQYIAENVLVLDIFFEALNYETIEQKKAYEVAGLLGDIGGQMGLFIGASLLTILEIFDYLYEVFRDKLLSLYKDKKRTQRSDSSTLSACHPLRGHSDSLGFAPNMLPRHPALGTFEEFAC; translated from the exons atgAGGGGCGGCTCGGAGGGCAGCGGCGAGGCGGAGGCGCCGTCCAGCCTGCAGGCGTTCGCCAACAGCTCCTCGCTGCACGGCATCAGCCACATCTTCGCCTACGGGGCCGTGTCGCTGCGCCGCGTGCTCTGGAGCCTCTTCTTCCTGGGctcgctggggctgctgctgctggtgtgcgcCGAGCGCGTCGCCTACTTCCTCACCTACCCGCACGTCACCAAGCTGGACGAGGTGGCCGTGCCCAACCTCACCTTCCCGGCCATCACCATCTGCAACCTCAACGAGTTCCGCTTCTCCAAGATCACCCGCAACGACATGTACCACGTGGGCGAGCTGCTGGCGCTGCTCAACGACCGCTACGAGATCAGCAACCCGCAGCTGGCCGAGCCCGACGTCCTGGCCGCCCTGCGCGACAAGGCCAACTTCAAGAACTTCAAGGCGAAGCCCTTCAGCATGGCCGAGTTCTACAACCGCACGGGCCACGACCTGGCCGACATGCTGCTGCAGTGCTCCTTCCGCGGCGCCAACTGCACCGCCCGCAACTTCACCGTG ATCTTCACCCGCCTGGGCAAGTGCTACACCTTCAACTCGGGGGAGCCGGGCACGGAGCTGCTGACCACGCTGCAGGGCGGCGCGGGCAACGGCCTGGAGCTGATGCTCAACATCCAGCAGGAAGAATACCTGCCCGTGTGGGGCGACACGG ACGAGACCTCCTACGAGGCGGGCGTGAAGGTGCAGATCCACAGCCAGGAGGAGCCGCCCTTCATCGACCAGCTGGGCTTCGGCGTGGCGCCCGGCTTCCAGACCTTCGTGTCCTGCCAGCAGCAGCGG CTGGTGTACCTCCCGCCGCCCTGGGGGGACTGCAAGGCCACCCCCATCGAGTCGGACTTCTTCACCAACTACAGCATCACCGCCTGCCGCCTCGACTGCGAGACCCGCTACCTGGCCGAGAACTGCAACTGCCGCATGGTGCACATGCCCG GCAACGCCAACGTCTGCACCCCGGAGCAGTACAAGGAGTGTGCCGACCCGGCGCTGG ACTTCCTGGTGAAGAAGGACAGCGAGTACTGCGCCTGCCGCACGCCCTGCGACATGGTGCGCTACGGCAAAGAGCTCTCCATGGTGAAGATCCCCAGCAAGGCCTCCGCCAAGTACCTGGCCAAGAAGTTCAACAAGACGGAGCAGTACATCGC GGAGAACGTGCTGGTCCTGGACATCTTCTTCGAGGCCCTGAACTACGAGACGATCGAGCAGAAGAAGGCGTACGAGGTGGCGGGGCTGCTGG GCGACATCGGCGGGCAGATGGGGCTCTTCATCGGCGCCAGCCTCCTCACCATCCTGGAGATCTTCGACTACCTGTACGAG GTGTTTCGGGACAAACTCCTCAGCCTCTACAAGGACAAGAAAAGGACCCAGCGCAGCGACAGCAGCACCCTG AGCGCCTGCCACCCCCTGCGCGGCCACTCGGACAGCCTCGGCTTCGCCCCGAACATGCTACCTCGTCACCCGGCTCTAGGCACCTTCGAGGAGTTCGCCTGCTGA
- the ASIC3 gene encoding acid-sensing ion channel 3 isoform X3: protein MRGGSEGSGEAEAPSSLQAFANSSSLHGISHIFAYGAVSLRRVLWSLFFLGSLGLLLLVCAERVAYFLTYPHVTKLDEVAVPNLTFPAITICNLNEFRFSKITRNDMYHVGELLALLNDRYEISNPQLAEPDVLAALRDKANFKNFKAKPFSMAEFYNRTGHDLADMLLQCSFRGANCTARNFTVRELRPGRLPPAPGTPSATCRCRGRDCGPENCTAIFTRLGKCYTFNSGEPGTELLTTLQGGAGNGLELMLNIQQEEYLPVWGDTDETSYEAGVKVQIHSQEEPPFIDQLGFGVAPGFQTFVSCQQQRPAARQLVYLPPPWGDCKATPIESDFFTNYSITACRLDCETRYLAENCNCRMVHMPGNANVCTPEQYKECADPALDFLVKKDSEYCACRTPCDMVRYGKELSMVKIPSKASAKYLAKKFNKTEQYIAENVLVLDIFFEALNYETIEQKKAYEVAGLLGDIGGQMGLFIGASLLTILEIFDYLYEVFRDKLLSLYKDKKRTQRSDSSTLSACHPLRGHSDSLGFAPNMLPRHPALGTFEEFAC, encoded by the exons atgAGGGGCGGCTCGGAGGGCAGCGGCGAGGCGGAGGCGCCGTCCAGCCTGCAGGCGTTCGCCAACAGCTCCTCGCTGCACGGCATCAGCCACATCTTCGCCTACGGGGCCGTGTCGCTGCGCCGCGTGCTCTGGAGCCTCTTCTTCCTGGGctcgctggggctgctgctgctggtgtgcgcCGAGCGCGTCGCCTACTTCCTCACCTACCCGCACGTCACCAAGCTGGACGAGGTGGCCGTGCCCAACCTCACCTTCCCGGCCATCACCATCTGCAACCTCAACGAGTTCCGCTTCTCCAAGATCACCCGCAACGACATGTACCACGTGGGCGAGCTGCTGGCGCTGCTCAACGACCGCTACGAGATCAGCAACCCGCAGCTGGCCGAGCCCGACGTCCTGGCCGCCCTGCGCGACAAGGCCAACTTCAAGAACTTCAAGGCGAAGCCCTTCAGCATGGCCGAGTTCTACAACCGCACGGGCCACGACCTGGCCGACATGCTGCTGCAGTGCTCCTTCCGCGGCGCCAACTGCACCGCCCGCAACTTCACCGTG CGAGAGCTACGACCTGGGCGCCTTCCGCCAGCGCCGGGCACCCCCTCCGCGACGTGCCGCTGCCGCGGCCGGGACTGCGGCCCCGAGAACTGCACCGCC ATCTTCACCCGCCTGGGCAAGTGCTACACCTTCAACTCGGGGGAGCCGGGCACGGAGCTGCTGACCACGCTGCAGGGCGGCGCGGGCAACGGCCTGGAGCTGATGCTCAACATCCAGCAGGAAGAATACCTGCCCGTGTGGGGCGACACGG ACGAGACCTCCTACGAGGCGGGCGTGAAGGTGCAGATCCACAGCCAGGAGGAGCCGCCCTTCATCGACCAGCTGGGCTTCGGCGTGGCGCCCGGCTTCCAGACCTTCGTGTCCTGCCAGCAGCAGCGG CCAGCGGCGCGGCAGCTGGTGTACCTCCCGCCGCCCTGGGGGGACTGCAAGGCCACCCCCATCGAGTCGGACTTCTTCACCAACTACAGCATCACCGCCTGCCGCCTCGACTGCGAGACCCGCTACCTGGCCGAGAACTGCAACTGCCGCATGGTGCACATGCCCG GCAACGCCAACGTCTGCACCCCGGAGCAGTACAAGGAGTGTGCCGACCCGGCGCTGG ACTTCCTGGTGAAGAAGGACAGCGAGTACTGCGCCTGCCGCACGCCCTGCGACATGGTGCGCTACGGCAAAGAGCTCTCCATGGTGAAGATCCCCAGCAAGGCCTCCGCCAAGTACCTGGCCAAGAAGTTCAACAAGACGGAGCAGTACATCGC GGAGAACGTGCTGGTCCTGGACATCTTCTTCGAGGCCCTGAACTACGAGACGATCGAGCAGAAGAAGGCGTACGAGGTGGCGGGGCTGCTGG GCGACATCGGCGGGCAGATGGGGCTCTTCATCGGCGCCAGCCTCCTCACCATCCTGGAGATCTTCGACTACCTGTACGAG GTGTTTCGGGACAAACTCCTCAGCCTCTACAAGGACAAGAAAAGGACCCAGCGCAGCGACAGCAGCACCCTG AGCGCCTGCCACCCCCTGCGCGGCCACTCGGACAGCCTCGGCTTCGCCCCGAACATGCTACCTCGTCACCCGGCTCTAGGCACCTTCGAGGAGTTCGCCTGCTGA
- the ASIC3 gene encoding acid-sensing ion channel 3 isoform X1: MRGGSEGSGEAEAPSSLQAFANSSSLHGISHIFAYGAVSLRRVLWSLFFLGSLGLLLLVCAERVAYFLTYPHVTKLDEVAVPNLTFPAITICNLNEFRFSKITRNDMYHVGELLALLNDRYEISNPQLAEPDVLAALRDKANFKNFKAKPFSMAEFYNRTGHDLADMLLQCSFRGANCTARNFTVRELRPGRLPPAPGTPSATCRCRGRDCGPENCTAIFTRLGKCYTFNSGEPGTELLTTLQGGAGNGLELMLNIQQEEYLPVWGDTDETSYEAGVKVQIHSQEEPPFIDQLGFGVAPGFQTFVSCQQQRPAARQLVYLPPPWGDCKATPIESDFFTNYSITACRLDCETRYLAENCNCRMVHMPGNANVCTPEQYKECADPALDFLVKKDSEYCACRTPCDMVRYGKELSMVKIPSKASAKYLAKKFNKTEQYIAENVLVLDIFFEALNYETIEQKKAYEVAGLLGDIGGQMGLFIGASLLTILEIFDYLYEVFRDKLLSLYKDKKRTQRSDSSTLEHPAVPGSPAGAFPPGPRAPATPCAATRTASASPRTCYLVTRL; this comes from the exons atgAGGGGCGGCTCGGAGGGCAGCGGCGAGGCGGAGGCGCCGTCCAGCCTGCAGGCGTTCGCCAACAGCTCCTCGCTGCACGGCATCAGCCACATCTTCGCCTACGGGGCCGTGTCGCTGCGCCGCGTGCTCTGGAGCCTCTTCTTCCTGGGctcgctggggctgctgctgctggtgtgcgcCGAGCGCGTCGCCTACTTCCTCACCTACCCGCACGTCACCAAGCTGGACGAGGTGGCCGTGCCCAACCTCACCTTCCCGGCCATCACCATCTGCAACCTCAACGAGTTCCGCTTCTCCAAGATCACCCGCAACGACATGTACCACGTGGGCGAGCTGCTGGCGCTGCTCAACGACCGCTACGAGATCAGCAACCCGCAGCTGGCCGAGCCCGACGTCCTGGCCGCCCTGCGCGACAAGGCCAACTTCAAGAACTTCAAGGCGAAGCCCTTCAGCATGGCCGAGTTCTACAACCGCACGGGCCACGACCTGGCCGACATGCTGCTGCAGTGCTCCTTCCGCGGCGCCAACTGCACCGCCCGCAACTTCACCGTG CGAGAGCTACGACCTGGGCGCCTTCCGCCAGCGCCGGGCACCCCCTCCGCGACGTGCCGCTGCCGCGGCCGGGACTGCGGCCCCGAGAACTGCACCGCC ATCTTCACCCGCCTGGGCAAGTGCTACACCTTCAACTCGGGGGAGCCGGGCACGGAGCTGCTGACCACGCTGCAGGGCGGCGCGGGCAACGGCCTGGAGCTGATGCTCAACATCCAGCAGGAAGAATACCTGCCCGTGTGGGGCGACACGG ACGAGACCTCCTACGAGGCGGGCGTGAAGGTGCAGATCCACAGCCAGGAGGAGCCGCCCTTCATCGACCAGCTGGGCTTCGGCGTGGCGCCCGGCTTCCAGACCTTCGTGTCCTGCCAGCAGCAGCGG CCAGCGGCGCGGCAGCTGGTGTACCTCCCGCCGCCCTGGGGGGACTGCAAGGCCACCCCCATCGAGTCGGACTTCTTCACCAACTACAGCATCACCGCCTGCCGCCTCGACTGCGAGACCCGCTACCTGGCCGAGAACTGCAACTGCCGCATGGTGCACATGCCCG GCAACGCCAACGTCTGCACCCCGGAGCAGTACAAGGAGTGTGCCGACCCGGCGCTGG ACTTCCTGGTGAAGAAGGACAGCGAGTACTGCGCCTGCCGCACGCCCTGCGACATGGTGCGCTACGGCAAAGAGCTCTCCATGGTGAAGATCCCCAGCAAGGCCTCCGCCAAGTACCTGGCCAAGAAGTTCAACAAGACGGAGCAGTACATCGC GGAGAACGTGCTGGTCCTGGACATCTTCTTCGAGGCCCTGAACTACGAGACGATCGAGCAGAAGAAGGCGTACGAGGTGGCGGGGCTGCTGG GCGACATCGGCGGGCAGATGGGGCTCTTCATCGGCGCCAGCCTCCTCACCATCCTGGAGATCTTCGACTACCTGTACGAG GTGTTTCGGGACAAACTCCTCAGCCTCTACAAGGACAAGAAAAGGACCCAGCGCAGCGACAGCAGCACCCTG GAGCATCCGGCCGTCCCGGGCAGCCCTGCCGGCGCGTTCCCGCCGGGGCCCAG AGCGCCTGCCACCCCCTGCGCGGCCACTCGGACAGCCTCGGCTTCGCCCCGAACATGCTACCTCGTCACCCGGCTCTAG
- the ASIC3 gene encoding acid-sensing ion channel 3 isoform X2, which yields MRGGSEGSGEAEAPSSLQAFANSSSLHGISHIFAYGAVSLRRVLWSLFFLGSLGLLLLVCAERVAYFLTYPHVTKLDEVAVPNLTFPAITICNLNEFRFSKITRNDMYHVGELLALLNDRYEISNPQLAEPDVLAALRDKANFKNFKAKPFSMAEFYNRTGHDLADMLLQCSFRGANCTARNFTVRELRPGRLPPAPGTPSATCRCRGRDCGPENCTAIFTRLGKCYTFNSGEPGTELLTTLQGGAGNGLELMLNIQQEEYLPVWGDTDETSYEAGVKVQIHSQEEPPFIDQLGFGVAPGFQTFVSCQQQRLVYLPPPWGDCKATPIESDFFTNYSITACRLDCETRYLAENCNCRMVHMPGNANVCTPEQYKECADPALDFLVKKDSEYCACRTPCDMVRYGKELSMVKIPSKASAKYLAKKFNKTEQYIAENVLVLDIFFEALNYETIEQKKAYEVAGLLGDIGGQMGLFIGASLLTILEIFDYLYEVFRDKLLSLYKDKKRTQRSDSSTLEHPAVPGSPAGAFPPGPRAPATPCAATRTASASPRTCYLVTRL from the exons atgAGGGGCGGCTCGGAGGGCAGCGGCGAGGCGGAGGCGCCGTCCAGCCTGCAGGCGTTCGCCAACAGCTCCTCGCTGCACGGCATCAGCCACATCTTCGCCTACGGGGCCGTGTCGCTGCGCCGCGTGCTCTGGAGCCTCTTCTTCCTGGGctcgctggggctgctgctgctggtgtgcgcCGAGCGCGTCGCCTACTTCCTCACCTACCCGCACGTCACCAAGCTGGACGAGGTGGCCGTGCCCAACCTCACCTTCCCGGCCATCACCATCTGCAACCTCAACGAGTTCCGCTTCTCCAAGATCACCCGCAACGACATGTACCACGTGGGCGAGCTGCTGGCGCTGCTCAACGACCGCTACGAGATCAGCAACCCGCAGCTGGCCGAGCCCGACGTCCTGGCCGCCCTGCGCGACAAGGCCAACTTCAAGAACTTCAAGGCGAAGCCCTTCAGCATGGCCGAGTTCTACAACCGCACGGGCCACGACCTGGCCGACATGCTGCTGCAGTGCTCCTTCCGCGGCGCCAACTGCACCGCCCGCAACTTCACCGTG CGAGAGCTACGACCTGGGCGCCTTCCGCCAGCGCCGGGCACCCCCTCCGCGACGTGCCGCTGCCGCGGCCGGGACTGCGGCCCCGAGAACTGCACCGCC ATCTTCACCCGCCTGGGCAAGTGCTACACCTTCAACTCGGGGGAGCCGGGCACGGAGCTGCTGACCACGCTGCAGGGCGGCGCGGGCAACGGCCTGGAGCTGATGCTCAACATCCAGCAGGAAGAATACCTGCCCGTGTGGGGCGACACGG ACGAGACCTCCTACGAGGCGGGCGTGAAGGTGCAGATCCACAGCCAGGAGGAGCCGCCCTTCATCGACCAGCTGGGCTTCGGCGTGGCGCCCGGCTTCCAGACCTTCGTGTCCTGCCAGCAGCAGCGG CTGGTGTACCTCCCGCCGCCCTGGGGGGACTGCAAGGCCACCCCCATCGAGTCGGACTTCTTCACCAACTACAGCATCACCGCCTGCCGCCTCGACTGCGAGACCCGCTACCTGGCCGAGAACTGCAACTGCCGCATGGTGCACATGCCCG GCAACGCCAACGTCTGCACCCCGGAGCAGTACAAGGAGTGTGCCGACCCGGCGCTGG ACTTCCTGGTGAAGAAGGACAGCGAGTACTGCGCCTGCCGCACGCCCTGCGACATGGTGCGCTACGGCAAAGAGCTCTCCATGGTGAAGATCCCCAGCAAGGCCTCCGCCAAGTACCTGGCCAAGAAGTTCAACAAGACGGAGCAGTACATCGC GGAGAACGTGCTGGTCCTGGACATCTTCTTCGAGGCCCTGAACTACGAGACGATCGAGCAGAAGAAGGCGTACGAGGTGGCGGGGCTGCTGG GCGACATCGGCGGGCAGATGGGGCTCTTCATCGGCGCCAGCCTCCTCACCATCCTGGAGATCTTCGACTACCTGTACGAG GTGTTTCGGGACAAACTCCTCAGCCTCTACAAGGACAAGAAAAGGACCCAGCGCAGCGACAGCAGCACCCTG GAGCATCCGGCCGTCCCGGGCAGCCCTGCCGGCGCGTTCCCGCCGGGGCCCAG AGCGCCTGCCACCCCCTGCGCGGCCACTCGGACAGCCTCGGCTTCGCCCCGAACATGCTACCTCGTCACCCGGCTCTAG
- the ASIC3 gene encoding acid-sensing ion channel 3 isoform X5: protein MRGGSEGSGEAEAPSSLQAFANSSSLHGISHIFAYGAVSLRRVLWSLFFLGSLGLLLLVCAERVAYFLTYPHVTKLDEVAVPNLTFPAITICNLNEFRFSKITRNDMYHVGELLALLNDRYEISNPQLAEPDVLAALRDKANFKNFKAKPFSMAEFYNRTGHDLADMLLQCSFRGANCTARNFTVIFTRLGKCYTFNSGEPGTELLTTLQGGAGNGLELMLNIQQEEYLPVWGDTDETSYEAGVKVQIHSQEEPPFIDQLGFGVAPGFQTFVSCQQQRLVYLPPPWGDCKATPIESDFFTNYSITACRLDCETRYLAENCNCRMVHMPGNANVCTPEQYKECADPALDFLVKKDSEYCACRTPCDMVRYGKELSMVKIPSKASAKYLAKKFNKTEQYIAENVLVLDIFFEALNYETIEQKKAYEVAGLLGDIGGQMGLFIGASLLTILEIFDYLYEVFRDKLLSLYKDKKRTQRSDSSTLEHPAVPGSPAGAFPPGPRAPATPCAATRTASASPRTCYLVTRL, encoded by the exons atgAGGGGCGGCTCGGAGGGCAGCGGCGAGGCGGAGGCGCCGTCCAGCCTGCAGGCGTTCGCCAACAGCTCCTCGCTGCACGGCATCAGCCACATCTTCGCCTACGGGGCCGTGTCGCTGCGCCGCGTGCTCTGGAGCCTCTTCTTCCTGGGctcgctggggctgctgctgctggtgtgcgcCGAGCGCGTCGCCTACTTCCTCACCTACCCGCACGTCACCAAGCTGGACGAGGTGGCCGTGCCCAACCTCACCTTCCCGGCCATCACCATCTGCAACCTCAACGAGTTCCGCTTCTCCAAGATCACCCGCAACGACATGTACCACGTGGGCGAGCTGCTGGCGCTGCTCAACGACCGCTACGAGATCAGCAACCCGCAGCTGGCCGAGCCCGACGTCCTGGCCGCCCTGCGCGACAAGGCCAACTTCAAGAACTTCAAGGCGAAGCCCTTCAGCATGGCCGAGTTCTACAACCGCACGGGCCACGACCTGGCCGACATGCTGCTGCAGTGCTCCTTCCGCGGCGCCAACTGCACCGCCCGCAACTTCACCGTG ATCTTCACCCGCCTGGGCAAGTGCTACACCTTCAACTCGGGGGAGCCGGGCACGGAGCTGCTGACCACGCTGCAGGGCGGCGCGGGCAACGGCCTGGAGCTGATGCTCAACATCCAGCAGGAAGAATACCTGCCCGTGTGGGGCGACACGG ACGAGACCTCCTACGAGGCGGGCGTGAAGGTGCAGATCCACAGCCAGGAGGAGCCGCCCTTCATCGACCAGCTGGGCTTCGGCGTGGCGCCCGGCTTCCAGACCTTCGTGTCCTGCCAGCAGCAGCGG CTGGTGTACCTCCCGCCGCCCTGGGGGGACTGCAAGGCCACCCCCATCGAGTCGGACTTCTTCACCAACTACAGCATCACCGCCTGCCGCCTCGACTGCGAGACCCGCTACCTGGCCGAGAACTGCAACTGCCGCATGGTGCACATGCCCG GCAACGCCAACGTCTGCACCCCGGAGCAGTACAAGGAGTGTGCCGACCCGGCGCTGG ACTTCCTGGTGAAGAAGGACAGCGAGTACTGCGCCTGCCGCACGCCCTGCGACATGGTGCGCTACGGCAAAGAGCTCTCCATGGTGAAGATCCCCAGCAAGGCCTCCGCCAAGTACCTGGCCAAGAAGTTCAACAAGACGGAGCAGTACATCGC GGAGAACGTGCTGGTCCTGGACATCTTCTTCGAGGCCCTGAACTACGAGACGATCGAGCAGAAGAAGGCGTACGAGGTGGCGGGGCTGCTGG GCGACATCGGCGGGCAGATGGGGCTCTTCATCGGCGCCAGCCTCCTCACCATCCTGGAGATCTTCGACTACCTGTACGAG GTGTTTCGGGACAAACTCCTCAGCCTCTACAAGGACAAGAAAAGGACCCAGCGCAGCGACAGCAGCACCCTG GAGCATCCGGCCGTCCCGGGCAGCCCTGCCGGCGCGTTCCCGCCGGGGCCCAG AGCGCCTGCCACCCCCTGCGCGGCCACTCGGACAGCCTCGGCTTCGCCCCGAACATGCTACCTCGTCACCCGGCTCTAG